The uncultured Cohaesibacter sp. genomic sequence CTCCTTTATGCCATCAACGGAACGCTGCACCGATGATGCGCGCCCTGTGCCAACCAGAACCGAAGCAACCAGATCTGAATGGAGCGCAAACTGCAAGGAAGCGGAGGCCAGCTTGACGCCATGGTCCTGGCAAACAGCTTCCAGTGCATCGACCTTCTTGCAGATTTCCGGTGTTGCAGGCTCATAATCATAACAGGCGCCTTCAACGGCGCCGGTTGCCAGAATGCCAGAGTTGAACACGCCTCCGATGACAAGCCCGATATCCCGTTTCCGGCAAACATCAAGCAACTGCGTTTCAGCAGAACGATCCAGCAATGTGTAGCGCCCTGCGAGCAGCAGGGCATCCAGATCATATTCGCTTGCCAGCGTGAGGCATATCTCGACCTCATTGACCCCAAGGCCGATTGCGTCAACATCGGTGGTGGATTTCAACTCATCAAGGGCCTTGAAGCCCCCTTTCAGCAAATCTCTGATATGGCGTGTGTTTTCGTCTTTGCCATGGGTCAGTTCACCGATATCGTGGATATAGAGAATCTTGATCGGTGCGTCTGGCATCCTTGCGAGACTGCTCTCATAGGAGCGCATGATGCCATCATAACTATAGTCGAACCGGGGGCAATTCTGAAGCGGATCAACGAAGCCAAAGTCGGGCACGTTCGCTGCATCAACAGGTTCCAGAATGCGCCCCACCTTGGTTGAGACAACAAAATCTTCGTGCCGTTTTCCTTGCAAATACTGGCCCAGGCGGGTTTCGGCAAGGCCGAAGCCATAATATGGCGCAACATCCATATAGCGGATGCCCGCATTCCAGACGGCATCCAGCACATCAACAGCCTCTTCATCGGAGACCGCGCGATAGAGATTGCCCAGCGAGCTCACGCCGAATGAAAGCTCGCTAAGCTCAATGCCTGTGGTGCCAAGGGAGCGTTTTGATATGAGATTATTCATGATGCATATCTGCTGTGGTTGAAGTTGCAAGGAAGGGCAGCGGCACGAAGGCGTATGTTATTTCTCGCGCAGGCCGTAATTGACAAACTTTTTCAGCACAACAGCGATCTCTTCATCCGGAAGGCAATCGGGGGTGGCCGTAATCTGCAGCAAGTTCACATACATCTGGGCAAGCGCTTCGACCTCGACGGCGAGCCACATGGCCTTGTCCAGGCTGTCGCCTGTCGCGATCATGCCGTGATGACGAAGAAGGATCGCCTTGCTGTTCTTTACCCCTTCGGAAACGAGCTTGGAGAGTTCCGGCGTGCCGTAGGTGGCATAATCGACAACGGGGATGGAGTTTCCGCCTGCCGCCCCAATCATGTAATGGATGGCGGGAATGGGCTTGTTGAGAATAGACACGATCGTGGAATACATGGCGTGGTTATGCACCACCGCATTGATATCCTTACGTGTATGGTAACAGGCAAGATGGAAGCGCCATTCACTGGAAGGAATCTTGCTTTCGTCAAAGTCGCCATTGTCATCGACAAAAACCAGATCGTCGATTTCCATTTGGTCATAAGCAATGCCCGACGGTGTAATCAGCATGCCATTGTCTTGCCTGACGCTGATATTGCCTGCCGTGCCTTGATTGAGGCCAGAGGCGTTCATGTTTTTGCACGAATTTACAATCTGCTCGCGCAGAGCATTGTTGCTCACGTCCATAATGACTTTTCCATTCTTTCCGTGTTCAAGATTGACCCGAAATAGTTGTGGCCTCTGCGATGTTGGAGCGGGCTTGACTAGCAAATGCCCGTTATTGACCGAATTGACCGTTTATTGCTGATTTATCATAAGAATCGAAACTCGACAAGCCAAACTTTTCTAGTTGTTAAAACAGCAACTACAATTAATAATTCTATATACAAGATAATTATGTTAACAAATTCAACTAGATAAACTAATTCCTTGATTATGCGGCGCCATTGGTGCGACATTATGGAGCCGGTTTTGATATAGATCAATACCGACCGTATTTGACCGTTTATAGTCACAATCAGAGGAGTTCATATGTTAACGGGTCGTCTGAAAGACATTGTCAATCGCGTGGATCACGTTGGATCTGTTTCGGTCCATACGCTGGCTGAGCAATTTGGAGTTGCGGTGGAGACCATTCGCCGTGATTTGAGATCGCTGGAGGATGCTGGCTATCTGAAACGGGTTCATGGTGGAGCGGAATCCTTGCAGGACAATGCCAGCGTTAGCAGCTTTGGTCATCGCCAAACCGAAAATTCCCTGGCCAAGAATGCCATGGTTGCTCGGGCGGTAGAACTGATTAGGCCTGGGGATGTCGTGATGATCGACCCCAGTTCCAGTAGCTGGTTTCTCGCACAGGCCCTGCCCAACATGGATATCACCGTGATCACGAATTCCATTCGGATCGTGTTCGATCTGGTGACCAAACCTGCCATCAATACGATTTGTGTTGGTGGACGCTATGTCGAGAAATACAGCGCGTTTCTTGGCGCGACTACGGTAGGCAACATATTGGATTTTCAAGCTGATATTTGCTTCTTCTCCTGCGTTGGTTTCCAGCAGGATAAAGGCGCATGGGACAGCAACGCCCTCAATGCGGGTGTGAAGAAAGCAATGCTGCGTTGCAGCTCTAGCAACGTGCTTTTGTGTGACAGTTCAAAATTCGAGCGTGGAGGATTTACGCTCATCAGCCCCATCGATCACATCCATTGTGTTGTGAGTGAAGAGGCTGTCGTTGGGTCGGTTCGCAGGAATCTTGGGCCCAGCGGGGAATAAAGGTCGCGCTTGAGGGGCGCAAGTTTCTGGACCTCTTGAGTTGGCCGGTGGAGGAGAATGGATGCCGATGGCGTCCGTTCCGGTAAAATTGGGAGTCGAAGACTATGGGAATGCTTCCTAAAATAGGCATTCGTCCGGCTATTGATGGCCGCAGAATGGGAGTGAGGGAGTCGCTAGAGGCTCAGACAATGGGAATGGCCGAGCGGACAGCCGCCTTCCTTGTGTCTTCCTTGCGCCACGCCTCGGGCGAGCCTGTGGAATGCGTCATTGCTGACACATGCATTGCAGGGCTGGCTGAGACCGCGGCTTGTGACGAGAAATTTGCAAGAGAGAATGTCGGCCTGACCATCACTGTTACGCCATGTTGGTGCTATGGCAGCGAAACGATCGACATGCATCCTTCGCGCCCCAAGGCAATCTGGGGCTTCAACGGCACAGAGCGCCCCGGCGCTGTTTATCTGGCGGCTGCTTTGGCTGCACATAATTACAAAGGTTTGCCCGCCTTCTCTATCTACGGACAGGATGTACAAGATGTCGACGACGAGAGCATTCCAGCCGATGTGCAAGAAAAGCTGCTGCGGTTTGCCCGGGCAGGCCTTGTTGCTGCGACCCTGAGAGGGCAGAGCTATCTGTCGCTGGGCGGCGTCAGCATGGGGATTGCAGGCTCCATCGTTGACCATAAATTCTTCGAAAAATATCTCGGCATGAAAGTGCAGAGCGTTGATATGACCGAGATCCGTCGGCGTATGGACAGAGGCATTTATGATCCCGAAGAACTCGCGCTGGCGATCAAATGGTCTGAAAGTTACATGACCGAAGGCCCGGACAAAAATCCGCAAACCGTGCAGCGTACACCGGAAGAGAAGAAAAAGATCATGCATGAATGCCTGATGATGACCATCATCATCAGAGACATGATGCAGGGCAATCCCAAGCTGGCCGAAATGGGCTTTGAGGAAGAAGCACTCGGGTTCAATGCGCTAGCAGCAGGCTTTCAGGGCCAGCGGCACTGGACAGACCATTATCCCAATGGCGACACTGCAGAGGCCATTCTCAACAGCTCGTTTGACTGGAACGGTCCACGTGCTCCCAAGATCGTGGCCACAGAGAATGATTGCCTGAATGGTCTCACCCAGCTGTTTGGTTTTGGTTTAACCGGAACGGCACAAATCTTTGCAGACGTGCGCACCTACTGGTCGCCCGCTTCGGTGGAGCGCGTCACAGGGCACAAACTGGAAGGCCGCGCAGAGAACGGCATCATCCATATGATCAACTCCGGCTCTGCCGCGCTTGACGGGTGCTGTCGCCAACGCGATGAAAAGGGCAATCCGACCATCAAACCTCATTGGGATGTCACACAAGAAGATATCAACCAATGCATGAAGGCGACGCAATGGTGCGCTGCTGTCCATGAATATTTCCGCGGTGGCGGATTCTCAAGCAAGTTTCTCACCGAAGGCGGTGTGCCGTTCACCGTGTCCCGTATCAACCTGATCGACGGATTGGGACCAACTCTGCAGATTGCAGAAGGCTGGTCGGTATCTCTGCCTGATGAGGTGCACAAAGCCCTTGATGACAGAACGGACAATTCATGGCCAACCACCTGGTTTGCGCCACGGCTGACAGGGGAAGGTGCCTTCAGCGATGTCTATTCGGTCATGGCCAATTGGGGCGCAAACCACGGGGTTCTGACCGTGGGTCATGTGGGCAGTGACTTCATGACGCTGGCATCGATGCTTCGCATTCCCGTTAGCATGCACAATGTCGATGAGGGCGCCTTGTTCCGCCCCAGCGCCTGGAGTGCATTCGGTATGGATAAGGAAGGGCAGGACTATCGCGCTTGCCAGACCTACGGTCCGCTCTACGGATAATTACGACAACGGGCGGGGTGTATTTCCCCGCCTTCCTTATCGTCCGAAATTTTTGGCTAAATCATGACTGAAGATGTTGTCATAGTCCTCGACTGTGGTGCTACGAATGTGCGAGCCATTGCCGTCGATACCAGCGGTAAGGTCATTGCCCGTTCCTCCGAGCCCAATGTCACAGAGCCCGATGCCGATCATGCCGATTGGCACTATTGGCCGTTTGAGGGCATCTATGAAAAATTCTGCCGATGCTCTCAAAAAGTGGCCGCGGAAATCGGCGCTCAGCGGGTCAAGGCGGTCTCGGTCACCACATTCGGAGTGGATGGCACAATCATTGATGAGGCGGGCAGCCTCCTCTATCCGGTGATCAGCTGGAAGTGCCCCCGCACAATCGACGCCCAGAAGCATATGGCCCGTTACATTGATCCTGATCGGGCTGTTGCGCTCAGTGGTGTGGGACATTTCTCTTTCAACACGCTCAACAAATTCATCTGGATGAAGGAAAACCGGTCTGACATCCTCGAACAGGCCAAGCATTTTCTATTCATCAGCTCACTATTTACCCATCGCCTGACCGGTAGGGCCACTGCCGACGCCACGATGGTGGGCACCTCGCAAATGACCGACATGCAAGCGCAGAACATGAGCGAGGAAATGCTGAGCACTCTGCAAATTGATCGCTCGCTCTTTCCCGATTTTGTCTATCCAGGCGAAGTGATTGGAGCTCTTTTGCCAAAGGAAGCTGAAGCACTGGGACTGCCTTGCGGTGTGCCCGTTGTCTCGGCAGGGCACGACACGCAATTTGCCGTGTTTGGTGCAGGGGCAGCCCCCGGTCAACCGGTTCTTTCCTCGGGCACATGGGAGATCCTCATGGCGCGGTGCGAGAGCGTGAAGCTGCCTTCAAAAGCAATCTATGATCAAGCCTTTACCTGTGAATGGGACGTGGAGCGCGGCCATTATAATCCCGGAATCCAGTATCTGGCATCCGCCGTGGTGGAGTGGGTTGCCCGCACCCTGTTTGGCGAGCTGTCTGGCCCTGAGAAATATGACGTGATGATCCACGAAGCGATGCAGGCCCCTGAAGATTGCCGGGGTGTTTCCTTCTATCCCGACCTGCTGACAAGCCAGAATGGCGGACAAGGGATGCTGCGAGGTCTATCGCTCGATGCCGACCGCGGGGCTATTTTCCGCGCAGCCCTCACAGGACTGGTCGGGCGCCTCAAGGACAGCCTGACCATTCTGGAAGAAGTTGGTGCATTCAAAACGACAGAACTGACCCTTGTCGGAGGCGGTGCACGCAACGCTTTCTGGACCCAGCTCAAAGCCAACGCACTCAATGTTCCGGTCAAAACACTCGAAGAGCCGGAAACGACCGTTTTGGGAGCGGCCATGTTCGCCATGCAAGGAGCCGGCCTGTACGAGACAGCCACACAGGCCAGAGAGAATTTCAATCTTCGCTATGTCACGACGCTGCCACAGACGCAGCAGTCTTGATAGCTGATATCTGGATAAAACGACCATGCTCAAAACCATAAGTCCGCTCATCTCGCCAGAACTGCTCATGATGCTTCATCAAATGGGGCATGGCGATGAGATCGTCTTCTCGGATGCCCATTTCCCCGCCAACAGCTTCAGCGACACGGTTCTGCGTGCCGATGGGCTGGAAGTGACGGCGCTTCTGGCCGCGATCATGCCGCTTTGGCAGCTTGATCAATATGTCAAAGACAACGTCGTGATGATGGCCGCAGTGGAAGGGGACACGCTGCCCGACGGGCTGGTTGCCGACTATGCGGCAACGCTTCCCAATGACGCTGAAATCACATTTATCGACCGTTTCGCATTTTATGAACGAACCCGTTCCGCCTCCTGTGTGGTCGTAACCGGCACAACGCGAAAATACGGAAACATCATCCTTAAAAAGGGTGTCGTAGATGCTTCGGTCTGACCGCTGAAACAATGAGGAGAAACCAATGGAAGAACCCATTCTGACGATGCGGGATATCTCCAAGTCGTTTGTCGGTGTTCAGGCGCTCAAGGGGGTGCAGCTTCAACTCCGCAAAGGAGAAGTGCACGCACTTATGGGCGAGAATGGCGCCGGCAAGTCGACTTTGATGAAAGGTCTGCTTGGTGTTTACAAATTCAACGAAGGCGAAATTGTCTACAAGGGAAAGACCGTAGCTTTTGACGGCGTGATGCAGGCCCAGGAGGCTGGCATCTCGATGATTTTTCAGGAGCTCAATCTCATCCCTCACCTGTCGGTCGCCGAGAATATCTTCTTTGCGCGGGAGCCCAAAAAAGCGGGCATCATCGACAAGAAGAAGATGGAACGCGACTCCGCCAGACTGCTCGAGGTTTTCGACATTGATGTGAAGCCGACAGATATCGTGCACACCTTGTCTGTTGCCAAGCAGCAAATGGTCGAAATCGCCAAGGCGCTTTCTTTCGATGTTGAAGTTCTGATCATGGATGAGCCGACATCGGCCCTGACAGAACGTGAAATCGAGAAATTGTTCGGCCTGGTCGAGCGGTTGAAATCGGAAGGCGTGTGCATTGTCTATATCTCGCACCGCATGGAAGAGCTCAAGAGGATCTGCGACCACATCACGATTTTCCGCGATGGCACCTATGTGGCAGATGCCCCGTTCCATTCCCTGACGATGGATCAGATCATTGCGCATATGGTGGGCCGCTCTTTCGAAAACCACTTCCCCAAAAAGCAATCGGTGGTGGAAGACGAAGTCATTTTCTCGGTTCGCAATGCGGCCCGAACTGGGGTGTTCCAGCCGGTCAGCTTTGATTTGAAAAAAGGTGAAATCCTTGGCATTACCGGCCTCGTCGGAGCCAAGCGAACAGAGCTGGCGCGTGCAATCTTCGGTGCGGATCCGCTCGATCAGGGCGAGATCTATCTCCATGGCAACAAGATCACAATCTCCAGCCCTGCAGACTCGGTGAAACACGGTGTCGCCTATCTCAGCGAAGACCGCAAGCTGAACGGTGTCGCCGTCACGATGACCCTGAGGGACAACGTCACCATGGCCTCTATGGACAAGGTCACGAACCGCTACACCGTGATTGATCACGCCAAAGAGGTCGAGGCGGCCCAGTCCTACATCGAGAAGATGGAAATCAAGACCCCGTCGGTCGAGCAGGTTGTTCGCAATCTGTCCGGCGGCAATCAGCAGAAGGTTGTGATCGGAAAATGGCTCTTCCGGGATGCCAAGATCATGATTTTCGATGAACCCACGCGTGGCATCGACGTGGGTGCCAAATATGCAATCTACGAACTGCTTGATGAGCTCGCCAAACAGGGCGTGGGCGTCATCATGATCTCTTCCGAACTCATGGAAGTTCTTGGCATGTCCGACCGTGTGATGGTCATGCATGAGGGCAAGATGACTGGAATTCTGGAAACTGCGAAGACCAGCCAGGAAGAAATCATGCAATACGCAACAGGCATCAAATCGCAGTCGCTCAACGCCTGATAGGAACGAGAGGTCGTTATGACAGATAAACAAAAGGATATGCTGCAAAAACTCGCAGCACTCGGAGGCTTGGTCTTCCTATTTATCGTGTTCGCAGCTGTAAGCCCGCACTTTTTGACACTCAACAACGTCATGACCATTGGTCTTCAAACCTCGACGATTGCCTTCATTGGTATCGGCGCGACCTGTGTCATTCTGACCGGTGGCATTGATCTGAGTATCGGCTCTGTTGTTGCCCTTTCCGGGGTTGTCTCCGCATTGTCGGTCAAAGCTGGTTTCCCTGTGCCGGTTGGCCTGCTGGTCGGCATCCTGACTGGTGGCTTCTGCGGCTTCCTGAGCGGTATTTTTGTGACCAAACTGCTGTTGCCTCCTTTCATCGCCACATTGGGCATGATGATGATGGCCCGCGGCGTGGCACTTTTCATCACCAACGCAGCGCCGGTTTCCGGTTTGCCTGAAAGCTATTCAGTGCTGGGCAACGGATCCTTTTTCAAGGTCATGGAAATCGGGCCGAATGGCTTCCCGAATGTCACATTCCCCGGCATCCCCTATCCGGTTGTTCTGATGGTGATCTTGGCCCTGATGTTCACTTTCATTCTGAGAAAAATGCAAATCGGCCGGTATCTGTATGCGATCGGGTCAAACGAAGACGCAGCGCGCCTGTCTGGCATCAAGGCTGATCGCGTCAAGGTATTTGCCTACATCACCTCGGGTGCTTTGGCAGGTCTTGCCGGTATCGTTCTGGCATCCCGCCTTGTCACCGCGCAGCCAAATGGCGGCGTGATGTATGAGCTTGACGCGATTGCCAGTGCGGTTGTCGGCGGCACCTCTCTCATGGGCGGGGTGGGAACCATCCCCGGAACCATGATCGGTGCTTTCATCATCGGCGTCCTGAGAAACGGGCTGAATATGAACGGTGTTTCATTCTTCGTGCAGCAAATCATCATCGGCGGTGTGATTGTGATCACCGTGGCATTTGACCAGCTGCGCCAAGGAAAAGCGAAGAAGGGCTGAGACAATCTCGGCTTTATAGAAAGACAAATTGGGAAACTTCATTCAATGGGAGAGAGAATATGAAGAAGTTTTTAATGGCCACAATCATGGGAGCAGCAGTTGCATTTGGCGCAGGATCCGCCATGGCACAGCAAAAAGAGATTGCGGTTATCGTTAAGTCTGAAAATGCGAATTTCTGGCAGAATGTAAAAGGTGGCGCGCTCGATGCAGCCAAAGAGCTTGGAGACTATGAGGTAACTTTCCAAGGCCCGGCAGCTGAAACCGATGTGGTTGAGCAGGTCAATATGGTTGAAAATGCGATCAACCGCAAAGTCTCCGGCATCGTGCTTGCTCCGTCCGACCCTGTCGGTCTGGTCCCAAGCGTGAAAAAGGCATGGGAGAGCGGTATTCCGGTGATCATCATCGACTCTGCGCTTCAGAATGCCGACAAATATTTCCAGTCTTTCCTTGCAACGGACAACCGCACTGCAGGTGAATTGGCCGCTTCCAAGATGATCGAAAAACTGGGAGACAAGACAGGCAAAGTTGCCATGATGTCCTATGTTCCAGGCGTTGGGAGTTCCATCGGTCGTGATGGTGGCTTCAAGGATATCATTGAAGCAGCCGGCAATACGGTCATCGGGCCATTCTATTCCCAGTCCGATATGGCACAGGCTCTGAACCAGACCGTTGACGTTCTGGCCTCCAACTCAGACCTGGTCGGCATCTTCGGCTCAAATGAACCAACCGCCATTGGCATGGCCCGGGCTGTCAAACAGCAAGGTTACGCTGGCAAAATCGCAACCATCGGCTTTGATGGCGATTCCACTTTGCAAGATTTTGTTCGTGACGGCACGCTGGACGGCATCATTGTGCAGTCTTCCTATGCAATGGGCTACAAAGGCGTGATGACAGTCGATCAAGTGCTCAAAGGCGAGACCGTTTCCAAAAGAATCGACACCGGTGTTGTTTTCGTCACCAAAGACAATATTGACGGTGGGGAAGCCCAGTCTGTTCTGTACTAAGATCCAGATTTCTTGAAAAAAAGGCCTCCCCCTTTTTGGGGGGAGGTTATTGATTCAAAAGAAGCATTCAGGCTGCTTTCTTGATGATCTCGTCGATGCATTGCCGCTTAGCCTAGCCAACTTGCAAAGCCGCGCTCTCCTTCCGGGCTGAAACGGATAACGCGCGAATCTGCGACGCGTCGCGCCCAACGCTTTGCCAAAAGACTATCCAACACCGCCTTCCCCAAGCGCCCCGCCAGATGGTGCCGCCGCTGGCTCCAATCCAGACATGAGCGACAGAGCTGTCGGTTGGAAGCTGGAAGCGCTTCAACATCCAGCCCGATTTCCATCAATCTGGACCGGCCCAGATCAGTGACGGCAAGATCACCATCTAGCCAGCTCTCTTCAAGCATCTTGTCATAAAGGCGCACGCCCATTTCGCCCGCTAGATGATCGTAACAGATCCGTGCCTTGCGCAAGGAAGGATCGCGTGGCCCCGTATGCAATGGAGGCACTGCATCACTGGAAAAGACCATCAAGGCCTCAAGCAAACTGGCAACATGAGAGCCGGCCAGACGAAAATAGCGGTGACGGCCCTGAGCTTCGACCACGAGGATTTCTCCATCCACCAGCTTTGCCAGATGACTGCTGGCGGTCTGTTTGGTAATGCCGCCAAATCCGGCCAACTCGGTTGCTGTCAGGGCACGGCCATCCATCAACGCGATCAGCATCATGCTGCGCGCCGGATCCGCAACCAATGCGGCAACTCGGGCGATATCTGGACCTTCTCTCATAGTTCGATCGTAATCGAACCATTCCTCTTTGGCAATGGACTAGGGTGACGCGGAGTGAAAAGGAGAAACCGATGATCACCTGCGTCATAACCTATGAGATAGATCCCAACCGACAAGAGCTCTTTGCCGAATATGCACGGAACTGGGGGCAATGCATCCCACGCTGCGGCGCCAACCTAATCGGCTATTTTGCGCCGCACGAAGGCTCCACATCCACGGCATATGGTATGTATTCCTTGCCGTCGTTGACTGACTATGAAGCCTATCGGGCCCGCTTGGCAGCGGATCCTCTGGGGCGGGAGAATTACGAATTTGCCAAACGCGAAGGCTTCATCCGTCGGGAAAACCGGCTGTTCGTCAAGCTTGCTTCGGCACCCCACGGAGCGGCATCATGATTGCTGTCATTTTTGAAGCCTGGGTGCCCGGAGGCGCGCGGTCAGACTATTTGAATCTGGCCGCAGAATTGCGCCCTCTTTTGAGTGATCTGGATGGCTTTCTATCCATCGAGCGGTTCCAGAGCCTCAACGATCCGGAAAAGGTGCTTTCCTTGTCTTTTTGGCGGGATGAAGCGGCGGTCGCCGCTTGGCGCAATCTGCCGGAGCATCGACGCGTTCAAAGCGCGGGGCGCGATCATGTTTTTGCCGACTATCATCTCAGAATTGCCGCGATCGCACGAGACTACAGCATGACATCGCGAGACGAGGCACCAGCCGACAGCCAAACCATACACAAGGAACGCACCAGCCTAGGAGAATTTATGGGAAAGGGGCATAGTGATACCGGCTTGACCTGACGTTCGAAGGCCGGTATCCAGTTGGCACTTAACTTCAGAGTTGGACAAGAGATACCCATGAAACTTATCCGTTAGCGAAGATTGTAGTGACTTCATTGCCAACCGTTCAGCTTCGTCCCGGTTGGACATTTAGCGACTAAAATCGGAGCGCAAGAAAGCACTTCTTGCGGATAATTTGTTATGGAAAAATTTAACGCTCATAAAGGGCAAATCCAACGTGATGGATACACACTTGGCTACAGGATTGAAGGGCATGGCGCCCCTTTGCTCATCATCGGTAGCCATGTTTTTTACCCCCGCACCTTTTCTGCAAATCTACGCACAAAGAGAAAACTGATCTTTGTTGACCACCGTGGCTTCTCTCCGGTCAACAGAGCGATCCATACACGCGATTGCGCATTGGGGACGATCATGGATGATCTCTCCGCTCTATGCCAAACGCTTGGTCTTGCTCAAACAGACATCCTTGGGCATTCAGGCCATGGCTATATGGCACTGGAATTCGCTCGGCGCTGCCCGGAACGGGTGCGCAAGACTGTACTCGTGGGCACGGGCCCAAACCAGGACCCGGAAACCATGGCCCATGGAGAACGCATCTGGGCGATGCTCGCAGCGCCTGACCGCAAGAAAAGGCTGGAGCAAGATCTGGAATGGATGACGCGACAGATTGAGGCCGAGCCAGAAAAAAGATTCATCTGGATGTGCCTTGGAATGGGGGCGCGGAGTTGGTTCGATCCGCATTTCGATGCGAGGGACCTTTGGCAGGATGTGCATGTCAACATGCCCATCTTTGACCATTTATGGGGAGAAACATTCCGCGACTATGATACCCATAAAGCATTGTCGGAAATGAAGAGCCCACTTTTGATCTGTATGGGAAGACATGACCATCTGGTTGCGCCGGTGGAAACATGGTTTCCTTATCTACCAGAGAAAAACCAGCCGGTCTTTGCGCTTTTTGAGTATAGCGCTCACACGCCACAACTGGAAGAAGCAGACCGGTTCGATGATACGATCTTGACCTTTCTGAGCTAACCCTTGCCCCGCGCGGCCACAAGCCGTGCGGGGTGACGTGAACAGGCTAACAAGATCTAAAGCTGATATGCAGCGCTCCGCTTTCATGTTTCACTTCAGCATTGACCCTGAAAACATCCCTTATCAGTTTTTCCGTCAATACCGTTTGAGGCGTGCCGCATGCGTGCAAGGCTCCTCCTTCAAGGATCATGATCCGGTCGCAGAACATGGCTGCGAGATTGAGATCATGCAGGGCAATCACGCTGGTCAGGTCGAGATCCCGCACCAGACGCAAGATCTCGATCTGGTGATGGATATCAAGATGATTGGTCGGCTCGTCAAGAAACATGACTTTCGGGTCCTGAGCCAAGGCTCTGGCAATATGTACACGCTGGCGCTCGCCACCTGAGAGGGTTTGCCATGCCT encodes the following:
- a CDS encoding ABC transporter permease; amino-acid sequence: MTDKQKDMLQKLAALGGLVFLFIVFAAVSPHFLTLNNVMTIGLQTSTIAFIGIGATCVILTGGIDLSIGSVVALSGVVSALSVKAGFPVPVGLLVGILTGGFCGFLSGIFVTKLLLPPFIATLGMMMMARGVALFITNAAPVSGLPESYSVLGNGSFFKVMEIGPNGFPNVTFPGIPYPVVLMVILALMFTFILRKMQIGRYLYAIGSNEDAARLSGIKADRVKVFAYITSGALAGLAGIVLASRLVTAQPNGGVMYELDAIASAVVGGTSLMGGVGTIPGTMIGAFIIGVLRNGLNMNGVSFFVQQIIIGGVIVITVAFDQLRQGKAKKG
- a CDS encoding ABC transporter substrate-binding protein, translating into MKKFLMATIMGAAVAFGAGSAMAQQKEIAVIVKSENANFWQNVKGGALDAAKELGDYEVTFQGPAAETDVVEQVNMVENAINRKVSGIVLAPSDPVGLVPSVKKAWESGIPVIIIDSALQNADKYFQSFLATDNRTAGELAASKMIEKLGDKTGKVAMMSYVPGVGSSIGRDGGFKDIIEAAGNTVIGPFYSQSDMAQALNQTVDVLASNSDLVGIFGSNEPTAIGMARAVKQQGYAGKIATIGFDGDSTLQDFVRDGTLDGIIVQSSYAMGYKGVMTVDQVLKGETVSKRIDTGVVFVTKDNIDGGEAQSVLY
- a CDS encoding NIPSNAP family protein; this encodes MITCVITYEIDPNRQELFAEYARNWGQCIPRCGANLIGYFAPHEGSTSTAYGMYSLPSLTDYEAYRARLAADPLGRENYEFAKREGFIRRENRLFVKLASAPHGAAS
- a CDS encoding winged helix-turn-helix domain-containing protein, which gives rise to MREGPDIARVAALVADPARSMMLIALMDGRALTATELAGFGGITKQTASSHLAKLVDGEILVVEAQGRHRYFRLAGSHVASLLEALMVFSSDAVPPLHTGPRDPSLRKARICYDHLAGEMGVRLYDKMLEESWLDGDLAVTDLGRSRLMEIGLDVEALPASNRQLCRSCLDWSQRRHHLAGRLGKAVLDSLLAKRWARRVADSRVIRFSPEGERGFASWLG
- a CDS encoding alpha/beta hydrolase, whose translation is MEKFNAHKGQIQRDGYTLGYRIEGHGAPLLIIGSHVFYPRTFSANLRTKRKLIFVDHRGFSPVNRAIHTRDCALGTIMDDLSALCQTLGLAQTDILGHSGHGYMALEFARRCPERVRKTVLVGTGPNQDPETMAHGERIWAMLAAPDRKKRLEQDLEWMTRQIEAEPEKRFIWMCLGMGARSWFDPHFDARDLWQDVHVNMPIFDHLWGETFRDYDTHKALSEMKSPLLICMGRHDHLVAPVETWFPYLPEKNQPVFALFEYSAHTPQLEEADRFDDTILTFLS
- a CDS encoding antibiotic biosynthesis monooxygenase, with the translated sequence MIAVIFEAWVPGGARSDYLNLAAELRPLLSDLDGFLSIERFQSLNDPEKVLSLSFWRDEAAVAAWRNLPEHRRVQSAGRDHVFADYHLRIAAIARDYSMTSRDEAPADSQTIHKERTSLGEFMGKGHSDTGLT